From a region of the Streptomyces sp. NBC_00193 genome:
- a CDS encoding AraC family transcriptional regulator gives MGRRTVTVHHVRAVLAGARGSGLDTVPLLQEAQIPPLLLGDDRARVTPAQFARLFRALYRATHDEFLGLSTVPSRPGTFAMMCRASLGCRDLGAAVERSATFYGLFPGGPELALEVEGGQAWFMVRNEFARDEERFLTECVLAIWHRLSSWLIGRRIPLTHASFAYPAPPHAEEYELLFDCPVRFGEARTGAAVAFDAHWLTAPLVRDEAALDAMLRRAPFDLLSRPAYGTTVAEQVRRTLTQALRGSPRLPELGEVAARLAVSPATLRRRLQQEGTSFQQLKDHVRRDAAIAGLAESREPIAELAARLGFSEDTAFHRAFRRWTGTTPGAYRIASGG, from the coding sequence ATGGGGAGGCGGACGGTCACCGTGCACCACGTGCGTGCCGTGCTCGCGGGGGCGCGCGGCAGCGGGCTCGACACCGTGCCGCTGCTCCAGGAGGCGCAGATTCCGCCGCTGCTGCTGGGCGACGACCGGGCGCGGGTCACGCCCGCGCAGTTCGCGCGGCTGTTCCGGGCGCTGTACCGGGCGACGCATGACGAGTTCCTGGGCCTGTCCACCGTCCCCAGCCGGCCCGGGACCTTCGCGATGATGTGCAGGGCCTCCCTGGGCTGCCGCGATCTCGGTGCGGCGGTGGAGCGCTCCGCCACTTTCTACGGACTGTTCCCCGGCGGGCCGGAGCTGGCGCTCGAAGTCGAGGGCGGGCAGGCGTGGTTCATGGTGCGGAACGAGTTCGCGCGGGACGAGGAGCGCTTCCTCACCGAGTGCGTGCTCGCCATCTGGCACCGGCTGAGCAGCTGGCTGATCGGCCGGCGCATCCCGCTGACCCACGCCTCCTTCGCGTATCCGGCGCCGCCGCACGCGGAGGAGTACGAGCTCCTCTTCGACTGTCCGGTCCGCTTCGGCGAGGCCCGCACGGGCGCGGCCGTGGCCTTCGACGCGCACTGGCTGACGGCTCCGCTCGTACGGGACGAGGCCGCGCTCGACGCGATGCTCCGGCGGGCCCCCTTCGACCTGCTGTCCCGGCCGGCCTACGGGACCACGGTCGCGGAGCAGGTCCGCCGGACCCTGACCCAGGCCCTGCGCGGCTCGCCGCGCCTGCCGGAACTGGGCGAGGTGGCGGCGCGCCTGGCGGTCTCCCCGGCCACGCTGCGGCGGCGGCTGCAGCAGGAGGGCACGTCCTTCCAGCAGTTGAAGGACCACGTGCGGCGCGATGCGGCGATCGCCGGCCTGGCGGAGAGCCGCGAACCCATCGCGGAGCTGGCGGCCCGCCTGGGCTTCTCGGAGGACACGGCCTTCCACCGCGCCTTCCGCCGCTGGACGGGCACCACCCCGGGTGCGTACCGCATCGCGTCGGGCGGCTGA